The DNA region AAAAATACGTTCAGGCTTCCAATAAAAAAGAAGGTGAAGGCCGAGGAGGCATGGCTTCAAAAATTAAAATAGCAAAAGGTACCGCGAAAAAAGACATCCCAACCTATATCGCAAACGGAAAACGTGAAAATGTTATCGTAGATATTATTGATGATAAAGAAATTGGTACTAAATTTATACACTAAAAAATAACCAGATGAAACTTTTAAGTTCAGACATAAAAAATAAGGTACTCCAATCTATGATTGATATTATAGATCGGGAGCGCGACAATATCATTAAAGCTAACCAAAAGGATTTGGATGCTTTTAACCGAGACGATCAGGCGCTTTACGACCGATTGGTAGTAAACGAAGCCAAAGTAGACGGCATGATCCAGGCGATTAAGGAGGTTAAGGAGCAGGACGACCCGGTTGGAAAGGAAATTTCGAACGTTACTTTGGATAGTGGTTTGAAAATAACTAATAAAACAGCTCCTTTCGGAACGATTTTGATTATTTACGAATCTAGACCAGATGTGACTATTGAAGCGGCTGTACTAGCTTTTAAGGCCAATAATAAAATTTTATTAAAAGGCGGAAAGGAAGCGATTAACAGTAACTTGATTTTAGAAAAATGTTGGCACGAAGCTTTGGAAGAAAATGGCCTGTCTAAAGAATGGATCAGGCTATTGCACCTTCAGCGTGAGGAAACGCAAGAGTTTTTAAGAAACCCAACAGAACCATTAGATTTAATTGTGCCACGTGGCGGTGAGCGTCTCATTAAGTTTGTGAAAGACCACGCTAGCTGTGCCGTATTGGTGAGTGGTCGTGGTAACAACTTTTTATACGTATCTGAAGATGCCGATTGGGAAAAAACCATCAAAGTTTTGGTTAACGCCAAAACCCATAAAATTTCGGGTTGTAATGCTTTAGATAAAGTTTTAATCAATAAAAACATCCCGAATTATGAGGCTAAGTTAAAAGAGCTTCAGGAGGTTTTAAAAAGTGTTAATGTTAATATTTTGGTTGATGGAAACATCGGAAAAACCTTAACCGATGAAGCCCAAATTCCAGATGAAGATACTTGGTACGAAGAGTTTTTGGCATTGAAAATAGTACTTGCCGAAGTCAGCTCGCTGGATGAAGCTATTGAAAAAGTAAATAAGTATTCAGGAGGGCATTCCGCAGCTATTCTAACGGAAGATAAAGATAAGGCCACTTTGTTTATGGAACAGGTGGACAGTGCAGCGGTTTATCATAACGCTTCAACACGATTTACCGATGGCGGGCAAATGGGCGTAGGAGCCGAGTTGGCTATTAGTACCGATAAATTACATCACCGCGGTCCATTAGGATTAAAGCAGTTGGTTACCAATAAATACTATGTTTTTGGTGATGGGCATGTAAGGGTTTAAATTATAATGTCACTGCAGAACCACTTGTTTATCAGGTGGTTCTGTGTATTAATAAAACGTTAAACCATTCAAAATAGTTGTTTTTCACAAGATTTTTGTTATACTATATGTTATGGTTTATACAGACAAAGAAAAATACTCAGACGTTTTAGAAGACTCGATCGCTTACCTCGAAAATCACGGTTTTGAAAATATCAAAGCCGATTTTGAAGGCTATGAAAGCCCAAAATCCTATACCAAAGCAGGAAGCGATATATCCATCACCCCAGATGTTGTGGCAACTAAGGAAGGCCGAAAATACTATTTCGATATCAGCCTTAAATCCGAAAAACCCAAATTACTTAAATCAAAATGGTTGTTTTTAAATACGTTGAGCAACCTAAAATCGCACCGTTTTAAGCTTATTACCAAACGCGGACATTATAAATTTTCGCAGGACATGCTTGAAGCCATCAATCTTAGCGATAAAAAACTGATTAAAATTTAACATACGAAATTCAAATTTCGATTTGTCTCTTCACATGTGACCATTTTAGTATTTGTGTATCTAAAACATAAATAAAAAAATGTGGTTTTTTTGTAACATTTATTTTAGTTTGTACGTATAACTATTAAATGCCCCATTTATTCACGCATTAAATTAACAGGAGAACATTAAATGAGACAACTTAAAATTACGAAGCAGGTTACTAATAGAGAAACCGCTTCGTTAGACAAATATCTGCAAGAAATTGGAAAGGTTGATTTGATTACCGCAGATGAAGAAGTTGAATTGGCACAGCGTATTAAAGCTGGCGACCAAGTGGCTTTAGAGAAATTAACCAAGGCCAACTTGCGTTTCGTAGTATCGGTAGCCAAGCAGTACCAAAACCAAGGATTAACATTACCCGATTTGATTAACGAAGGTAATTTAGGTTTAATTAAGGCTGCACAGCGTTTTGATGAAACGCGTGGTTTTAAATTTATTTCGTACGCCGTTTGGTGGATTCGTCAATCAATCCTTCAGGCTTTGGCCGAACAATCGCGTATTGTACGTTTACCGCTGAACAAGATTGGTTCGATTAATAAAATCAACAAAACCTTTGCGTTTTTAGAGCAAAGCCATGAGCGTCCGCCTTCCGCTGAAGAAATTGCGAAAGAATTGGATATGACCATTAATGACGTAAAGGAATCGATGAAAAATTCGGGCCGTCACGTGAGTATGGATGCGCCATTGGTTGAAGGGGAAGATTCAAACCTTTATGATGTATTGAACAGTGGTGAATCTCCAAACCCAGATAAGGAGTTGTTGCACGAATCTTTACGTACAGAGATTGAGCGCGC from Tamlana crocina includes:
- a CDS encoding glutamate-5-semialdehyde dehydrogenase, which codes for MKLLSSDIKNKVLQSMIDIIDRERDNIIKANQKDLDAFNRDDQALYDRLVVNEAKVDGMIQAIKEVKEQDDPVGKEISNVTLDSGLKITNKTAPFGTILIIYESRPDVTIEAAVLAFKANNKILLKGGKEAINSNLILEKCWHEALEENGLSKEWIRLLHLQREETQEFLRNPTEPLDLIVPRGGERLIKFVKDHASCAVLVSGRGNNFLYVSEDADWEKTIKVLVNAKTHKISGCNALDKVLINKNIPNYEAKLKELQEVLKSVNVNILVDGNIGKTLTDEAQIPDEDTWYEEFLALKIVLAEVSSLDEAIEKVNKYSGGHSAAILTEDKDKATLFMEQVDSAAVYHNASTRFTDGGQMGVGAELAISTDKLHHRGPLGLKQLVTNKYYVFGDGHVRV
- a CDS encoding sigma-70 family RNA polymerase sigma factor, producing MRQLKITKQVTNRETASLDKYLQEIGKVDLITADEEVELAQRIKAGDQVALEKLTKANLRFVVSVAKQYQNQGLTLPDLINEGNLGLIKAAQRFDETRGFKFISYAVWWIRQSILQALAEQSRIVRLPLNKIGSINKINKTFAFLEQSHERPPSAEEIAKELDMTINDVKESMKNSGRHVSMDAPLVEGEDSNLYDVLNSGESPNPDKELLHESLRTEIERALETLTPREADVIRLYFGLGNQHPMTLEEIGETFDLTRERVRQIKEKAIRRLKHTSRSKILKTYLG